One window of Paenibacillus sp. FSL K6-3182 genomic DNA carries:
- a CDS encoding DUF4367 domain-containing protein: MTDMERNLRQHLQKESDDMLFSKMELSDSVKQKIRKQAAAEARGRRRFVLPKAWLAGAAALVAAVVIVAGLPMLQEPAAVPTPTDNSSEIVPPGNGGATGSELSQLITTPLGTAEAAKAAFGSSVLVPQVAPEGFKLAEIVGVGMKDQPLRDLNFTYGSGDKTVTFSASRMPAAFPTDLFTQTKVGGADGLIFEQAEFTELFWVVDGIQYGVSGPISGDEAMKVAESVEP; this comes from the coding sequence ATGACGGACATGGAGCGTAATTTACGTCAACATTTGCAAAAGGAGTCGGATGATATGTTGTTTTCTAAAATGGAATTGAGCGATAGCGTTAAACAGAAGATCAGGAAACAAGCCGCCGCGGAAGCGAGAGGCCGCCGCCGATTCGTTCTTCCGAAAGCCTGGCTTGCAGGAGCGGCAGCGCTGGTCGCGGCAGTCGTCATAGTGGCGGGATTGCCGATGCTGCAAGAGCCCGCCGCAGTCCCGACGCCAACGGATAATTCGTCGGAAATCGTGCCGCCAGGAAACGGAGGAGCCACAGGTTCGGAGTTGTCCCAATTGATTACAACTCCATTAGGAACGGCGGAGGCAGCGAAAGCAGCTTTCGGTTCCAGTGTGCTTGTGCCTCAAGTCGCCCCGGAAGGCTTCAAGCTGGCTGAGATCGTCGGCGTGGGAATGAAGGACCAACCGCTCAGAGATTTAAACTTCACATACGGTTCGGGTGATAAGACGGTGACGTTCAGCGCGAGCCGCATGCCGGCGGCGTTCCCGACGGACCTGTTCACACAGACCAAAGTGGGTGGAGCGGACGGCTTGATTTTCGAGCAAGCCGAGTTCACAGAGCTGTTCTGGGTGGTTGACGGCATTCAGTATGGCGTGTCCGGTCCGATTTCGGGCGACGAGGCGATGAAGGTAGCCGAATCGGTGGAGCCTTAA
- a CDS encoding sigma-70 family RNA polymerase sigma factor produces MPAGSNNKGNFPKDPTQALEQLMESFGSTIMRTAYFYTGDRHFAEDISQEVFLRAYRNWNSFRGDSAVKTWLTTIAINVCRDKMGVRMFTEQPTDPSLMERGRIFNVEEEALKRLQKSEILRHMLRLPLPYQEALYLYYYLDLDTREIAKATSSPEGTVRNRLHRAREALAREMRKEETTDDGHGA; encoded by the coding sequence ATGCCGGCCGGCTCGAATAACAAGGGAAATTTCCCGAAAGATCCCACTCAAGCTCTAGAGCAGCTGATGGAAAGCTTTGGCTCGACGATCATGCGCACCGCTTATTTTTATACCGGGGATCGGCATTTTGCCGAGGATATCAGTCAGGAGGTATTTCTTCGCGCTTATCGCAACTGGAACTCGTTTCGTGGAGATAGCGCGGTTAAAACCTGGTTGACGACGATCGCTATCAACGTTTGCCGGGACAAGATGGGCGTACGGATGTTTACGGAACAGCCGACCGATCCCAGCCTGATGGAGCGGGGACGGATATTCAACGTAGAAGAAGAAGCGCTTAAAAGATTGCAGAAAAGCGAGATTTTGCGGCATATGCTGCGTCTGCCTCTGCCGTATCAGGAGGCTTTGTATTTATATTATTATCTGGACTTGGACACACGGGAAATTGCGAAAGCGACGTCGTCGCCCGAGGGTACCGTGAGAAACAGACTGCACCGGGCGCGCGAGGCGTTGGCTCGGGAAATGCGCAAGGAGGAGACAACCGATGACGGACATGGAGCGTAA
- a CDS encoding BlaI/MecI/CopY family transcriptional regulator, whose product MTKLPQITDAEWEVMKILWARKECPSSEIVKQLTETMDWSPKTIRTLLNRLVQKEAVGINKDESRRAQMFYPLVSENEYLQSETKSFLQKLYGGAIKPMLANFLQEKKLTEQEINELKQLFDDNKNDDNKSKTGK is encoded by the coding sequence ATGACAAAATTACCACAAATCACAGATGCAGAATGGGAAGTTATGAAAATCCTCTGGGCGAGGAAGGAATGTCCATCCAGCGAAATTGTTAAACAACTAACGGAAACAATGGACTGGAGTCCGAAGACGATTCGTACGCTGCTTAACCGTCTGGTGCAGAAAGAAGCGGTTGGAATCAACAAAGACGAATCTCGACGAGCCCAAATGTTTTATCCATTGGTTTCAGAAAATGAGTATTTGCAAAGTGAAACCAAAAGTTTTTTGCAAAAATTGTACGGTGGAGCCATTAAACCGATGCTTGCGAACTTCCTTCAGGAGAAAAAACTGACGGAACAGGAAATCAATGAGTTGAAACAATTATTCGATGATAACAAAAACGATGATAACAAATCGAAGACAGGCAAATAG
- a CDS encoding M56 family metallopeptidase codes for MTYVQMYMQVFFDWVIRASLMASVLVVLIVMIKWMLRNKLQPKWQYLLWFPVVIRLVLPWAPESSYSVYNLLPMKQQLSNESLLGSLDDISNLYERKNQLKNNVDSPSEWTLKDPSDVIVHSSANVPEKQVLAKQSFVDRLSKITLRDILLFGWLLGVIILSIVTLIANINVYRRIKKQPSVTHPAVLQVFEQCKRQMSVKQPILLTVTDAVPSPAVYGFMKPRILLSSSLIRSMDADQFRYIFNHELAHIKRRDIAMNWLMHVLVILHWFNPIMWVVYARMRADQEVACDALALSYIHAEHKAAYGQTIINLLEHYAGARRYPSLVGLSGNYKHLKRRILMIKHFKKNSMRLSVLGLATLLTVCSFSLVNAQGNTQSNETVEVAKLSKPGGGQIQSLTVNTAEEATLVLQKYFNLTGFSLIKDERETATYVTADDSMRVWVGQNNKIIGINDMKAAKESNKSNEIQKEQWISIDQSKEKATQLAQQFLDVSVKEVQITTIEHSYANDSLILFEIRPSSAGNLTSDGRFLVTVDRSTGDITNINPFL; via the coding sequence ATGACATATGTGCAGATGTATATGCAAGTGTTTTTCGACTGGGTGATTCGGGCTTCGCTGATGGCAAGTGTGCTGGTTGTTCTCATTGTCATGATCAAATGGATGCTCAGAAACAAGTTGCAGCCGAAGTGGCAATATCTCCTATGGTTTCCTGTTGTCATTCGGCTCGTATTGCCTTGGGCGCCAGAAAGCTCGTACAGCGTATACAATCTATTGCCAATGAAGCAGCAGTTGTCTAATGAATCCCTTTTAGGATCGCTCGATGATATTTCCAATCTTTATGAACGAAAGAATCAGTTGAAGAACAACGTGGATTCACCGAGCGAATGGACACTCAAAGATCCATCCGATGTCATAGTTCATTCCTCTGCGAATGTTCCTGAAAAACAAGTCCTTGCAAAACAATCGTTTGTGGATCGATTATCCAAAATAACGCTGCGAGACATCCTGTTGTTTGGTTGGTTGCTAGGGGTCATAATCTTGAGCATTGTAACGCTTATAGCCAATATCAACGTGTATAGACGAATTAAAAAACAGCCCAGTGTAACCCATCCGGCGGTATTACAAGTATTCGAGCAATGCAAGCGCCAAATGTCGGTCAAACAACCGATTCTTCTGACCGTAACAGATGCAGTGCCGAGTCCTGCGGTTTATGGGTTTATGAAACCAAGGATTTTATTATCCAGTTCGTTGATTCGTTCGATGGATGCCGATCAATTCCGTTATATTTTCAATCATGAACTGGCACATATCAAGCGCAGGGACATTGCGATGAATTGGCTCATGCATGTTCTGGTTATTTTACATTGGTTTAATCCGATAATGTGGGTTGTCTACGCACGAATGCGAGCAGATCAAGAGGTAGCCTGTGATGCATTAGCCTTGTCCTACATCCATGCTGAACACAAAGCAGCTTACGGCCAGACGATCATTAATTTGTTGGAGCATTATGCAGGAGCCCGGAGATATCCAAGTTTGGTCGGATTATCGGGTAATTACAAGCATCTCAAGAGGAGAATACTCATGATTAAACATTTCAAGAAAAATTCTATGCGCTTATCTGTACTAGGATTAGCAACGCTATTAACTGTCTGCTCATTCTCATTAGTAAATGCTCAAGGGAATACCCAATCAAATGAAACAGTGGAAGTGGCAAAGCTATCGAAGCCTGGAGGCGGCCAAATCCAAAGCCTGACAGTCAATACTGCAGAAGAAGCTACTCTCGTATTGCAGAAGTATTTTAACCTGACTGGTTTTTCACTTATAAAAGATGAAAGAGAAACTGCCACTTATGTAACCGCAGACGACAGTATGCGTGTATGGGTTGGTCAAAATAATAAAATAATTGGTATTAATGATATGAAGGCAGCTAAAGAATCAAACAAAAGCAATGAAATACAAAAAGAACAATGGATTTCAATAGACCAAAGTAAAGAGAAAGCGACTCAATTGGCTCAACAATTCTTGGACGTTAGTGTTAAAGAAGTACAAATCACAACAATAGAGCATAGCTACGCCAATGACTCACTTATTTTATTTGAAATTAGACCTTCTTCCGCAGGCAATCTTACTAGCGATGGCCGGTTTCTTGTAACAGTGGACCGATCCACTGGAGATATTACAAATATTAACCCTTTTCTGTGA
- a CDS encoding DDE-type integrase/transposase/recombinase, protein MTADKPNQKWVTDIIQYRVFDQKIYLYVIKDLFNTEIIAYHMSFNNENSLVLKTFEKVFNKLTPVEYRRQLVS, encoded by the coding sequence ATTACAGCAGACAAACCCAATCAGAAATGGGTCACGGATATTATTCAGTACCGCGTGTTCGATCAGAAGATTTACCTGTACGTTATTAAGGATTTGTTTAATACTGAAATTATTGCTTATCACATGAGTTTCAACAATGAAAATTCGTTGGTTTTAAAAACGTTTGAAAAGGTATTTAACAAGCTGACTCCGGTTGAGTACCGTCGCCAGCTTGTTTCCTAG